From a single Piliocolobus tephrosceles isolate RC106 chromosome 21, ASM277652v3, whole genome shotgun sequence genomic region:
- the HSPB6 gene encoding heat shock protein beta-6: MEIPVPVQPSWLRRASAPLPGLSAPGRLFDQRFGEGLLEAELAALCPTTLAPYYLRAPSVALPVAQVPTDPGHFSVLLDVKHFSPEEIAVKVVGEHVEVHARHEERPDEHGFVAREFHRRYRLPPGVDPAAVTSALSPEGVLSIQAAPASTQAPPPAAAK; encoded by the exons ATGGAGATCCCGGTGCCTGTGCAGCCGTCTTGGCTGCGCCGTGCCTCAGCCCCGTTGCCCGGACTTTCGGCGCCCGGACGCCTCTTTGACCAGCGTTTCGGGGAGGGGCTGCTGGAGGCCGAGCTGGCTGCGCTCTGCCCCACCACCCTCGCGCCCTACTACCTGCGCGCACCCAGCGTGGCGCTGCCCGTCGCCCAG GTGCCGACGGACCCCGGCCACTTCTCGGTGCTGCTGGACGTGAAGCACTTCTCGCCGGAGGAAATTGCTGTCAAGGTGGTGGGCGAACACGTGGAGGTGCACGCGCGCCACGAGGAACGCCCG gATGAGCACGGATTCGTCGCGCGCGAGTTCCACCGCCGCTACCGCCTGCCGCCTGGCGTGGATCCGGCTGCCGTGACGTCCGCGCTGTCCCCCGAGGGCGTCCTGTCCATCCAGGCCGCACCAGCGTCGACCCAGGCCCCACCGCCAGCCGCAGCCAAGTAG
- the IGFLR1 gene encoding IGF-like family receptor 1 isoform X1, which produces MEKGRWVGEEMAEVGYAFLRSRSAVLSLSPLLALWPSLITGSVGGWGLEGRFPASEEAWEFCSITASFLLPGFPGKCGRGAVFGGPAITAPQMGPGRCLLTALLLLALASLPEASQYCGRLEYWNPDNKCCSSCLQRFGPPPCPDYEFRENCGLDDHGDFVTLPFRECSSGQCNPDGAELCSPCGGGAVTPTPAAGGGRTLWRCRERPVPAKGPCPLTPGNPGAPSSQERSSPASSIAWRTPEPIPQQALPTFLPLLVLVLLLTLAVTAILLFILLWHFCRPKEKADPYPYPGLVCGVPNTHAPSSSHLSSPGALETGDTWKASLLPLLSRELPGLGSQPLSRLLDELEVLEELIVLLDPEPGPGGGMAHGTTRHLAARYGLPAAWSTFAYSLRPSRSPLRALIEMVVAREPSASLGQLGTHLAQLGRADALRVLSKLG; this is translated from the exons ATGGAAAAGGGAAGGTGGGTGGGTGAGGAAATGGCAGAGGTGGGATATGCATTCTTGCGATCTAGATCCGCAGTGCTCTCTCTTAGTCCCCTTTTGGCTTTGTGGCCTTCTCTGATAACCGGCTCAGTTGGGGGATGGGGACTCGAGGGTAGATTCCCGGCTTCCGAAGAGGCGTGGGAATTCTGTTCCATCACCGCGTCCTTTCTTCTGCCCGGTTTCCCCGGAAAGTGTGGCAGAGGCGCTGTGTTTGGAGGTCCCGCTATCACGGCCCCCCAGATGGGGCCTGGACGATGCCTCCTGACGGCCTTGCTGCTTCTGGCTCTGGCGTCACTGCCGGAAGCCTCCCAGTACTGCGGCCGCCTTGAATACTGGAACCCAGACAACAAGTGCTGCAGCAGCTGCCTGCAGCGCTTCGGGCCGCCTCCCTGCCCGG ACTATGAGTTCCGGGAAAACTGCGGGCTCGATGACCACGGCGATTTCGTTACGCTCCCGTTCCGAGAGTGTTCTTCTGGGCAGTGCAACCCCGACGGTGCGGAGCTATGTAGCCCCTGCGGCGGCGGAGCCGTGACCCCCACTCCCGCCGCGGGCGGGGGCAGAACCCTGTGGCGCTGCAGAGAG AGGCCGGTCCCTGCCAAGGGGCCCTGCCCCCTCACACCTGGAAACCCAGGCGCCCCCAGCTCCCAGGAGCGCAGCTCACCAGCAAGTTCCATTGCCTGGAGGACCCCTGAGCCCATCCCTCAGCAGGCCTTGCCGACTTTCCTCCCGCTGTTGGTGCTGGTCCTGCTCCTGACCTTGGCGGTGACAGCGATCCTCCTGTTCATTCTGCTCTGGCACTTCTGCCGGCCCAAGGAGAAAGCCGACCCCTATCCCTATCCTGGCTTGGTCTGCGGAGTCCCCAACACCCACGCCCCTTCGTCCTCGCATCTGTCCTCCCCAGGCGCCCTGGAGACAGGGGACACATGGAAGGCCTCTCTACTTCCACTCCTGAGCAGGG AACTGCCTGGTCTGGGGTCACAGCCCCTGTCTCGCCTCCTGGATGAGCTGGAGGTGCTGGAAGAGCTGATTGTACTGCTGGACCCTGAGCCTGGGCCAGGTGGGGGCATGGCCCATGGCACTACTCGACACCTGGCCGCGAGATACGGGCTGCCTGCTGCCTGGTCCACCTTTGCCTATTCGCTGCGGCCGAGTCGCTCGCCGCTGCGGGCTCTGATTGAGATGGTGGTGGCAAGGGAGCCCTCTGCCTCTCTGGGCCAGCTTGGCAcacacctcgcccagctagggCGGGCAGATGCATTGCGGGTGCTGTCCAAGCTTGGCTGA
- the LIN37 gene encoding protein lin-37 homolog, which produces MVCFRKQSPRRVGLRPKAGRLRRQLSIGQDVRLTIALTNRSKLLPKGPAHRRVVATVQAGHNQRRRTRGPRSSSLNCPRPPPALICDPRPFGAPLTQLARSWTQTMFPVKVKVEKSELEMAKARNQLDAVLQCLLEKSHMDRERLDEEAGKTPSDTHNKDCSIAATGKRPSARFPHQRRKKRREMDDGLAEGGPQRSNTYVIKLFDRSVDLAQFSENTPLYPICRAWMRNSPSVRERECSPSSPLPPLPEDEEGSEVNNSKSRDVYKLPPPTPPGPPGDACRSRIPSPLQPEMQGTADDEPSEPEPSPSTLIYRNMQRWKRIRQRWKEASHRNQLRYSESMKILREMYERQ; this is translated from the exons ATGGTTTGTTTCCGGAAGCAAAGCCCCAGGAGGGTGGGACTACGCCCTAAAGCTGGGCGACTACGGAGGCAGCTTTCAATTGGTCAGGATGTAAGATTGACGATTGCATTAACTAATAGGAGCAAGCTGCTGCCGAAGGGGCCAGCCCACAGAAGGGTAGTGGCCACTGTCCAGGCTGGACACAACCAAAGGCGGAGGACCCGTGGCCCACGAAGCTCATCTTTGAACTGTCCCCGCCCGCCTCCCGCCTTGATTTGTGACCCTAGGCCCTTTGGGGCGCCTCTGACCCAGCTAGCCAGATCCTGGACCCAAACCATGTTCCCCGTGAAGGTGAAAGTGGAGAAATCAG AGCTGGAGATGGCCAAAGCCCGGAACCAACTGGATGCCGTCTTGCAGTGTCTGCTGGAGAAGAGTCACATGGACAG GGAGCGTCTGGATGAGGAAGCTGGGAAAACGCCCTCAGACACCCACAATAA GGACTGCTCCATCGCAGCCACTGGCAAAAG GCCATCTGCCCGCTTCCCCCACCAgcggaggaagaagaggagggagatGGATGACGGGCTGGCTGAGGGAGGGCCACAGCGATCCA ACACATATGTGATCAAGCTGTTCGACCGGAGCGTGGACTTGGCCCAGTTCAGCGAGAACACGCCACTGTACCCGATCTGCCGCGCCTGGATGCGAAACAGCCCCTCTGTGCGCGAGCGCGAATGCTCTCCCAGCTCACCCCTGCCCCCGCTGCCTGAGGATGAGGAG GGCTCAGAGGTCAACAACAGCAAGAGTCGTGATGTGTACAAGCTGCCGCCACCCACACCCCCGGGGCCACCTGGAGATGCCTGCAGATCCCGCATCCCATCCCCACTGCAGCCTGAGATGCAGGGCACCGCTGACGATGAG CCCTCTGAGCCCGAGCCCTCACCCTCCACACTCATCTATCGCAACATGCAGCGCTGGAAACGCATCCGCCAGAG gtggAAGGAGGCCTCTCATCGGAACCAGCTTCGTTACTCAGAAAGCATGAAGATCCTACGAGAGATGTACGAACGACAGTGA
- the PSENEN gene encoding gamma-secretase subunit PEN-2: protein MNLERVSNEEKLNLCRKYYLGGFAFLPFLWLVNIFWFFREAFLVPAYTEQSQIKGYVWRSAVGFLFWVIVLTSWITIFQIYRPRWGALGDYLSFTIPLGTP, encoded by the exons ATGAACCTGGAGCGAGTGTCCAATGAGGAGAAGTTGAACCTGTGCCGGAAGTACTACCTGG GTGGGTTTGCTTTCCTGCCTTTTCTCTGGTTGGTCAACATCTTCTGGTTCTTCCGAGAGGCCTTCCTTGTCCCAGCCTACACAGAACAGAGCCAAATCAAAGGCT ATGTCTGGCGCTCAGCTGTGGGCTTCCTCTTCTGGGTGATAGTGCTCACCTCCTGGATCACCATCTTCCAGATCTACCGGCCCCGCTGGGGTGCCCTTGGGGACTACCTCTCCTTCACCATACCTCTGGGCACCCCCTGA
- the U2AF1L4 gene encoding LOW QUALITY PROTEIN: splicing factor U2AF 26 kDa subunit (The sequence of the model RefSeq protein was modified relative to this genomic sequence to represent the inferred CDS: substituted 1 base at 1 genomic stop codon), whose amino-acid sequence MAEYLAXIFGTEKDKVNCSFYFKIGVCRHGDRCSRLHNKPTFSLEVFTELQEKYGEIEEMNVCDNLGDHLVGNIYVKFRREEDAERAAAELNNRWFNGQAVHAELSPVTDFRESCCRQYEMGYGSTRECTRGGFCNFMHLRPISQNLQRQLYGRGPRRRSPLRFHTSHCPQGGNHRRSPDHRHGRF is encoded by the exons ATGGCTGAATATTTAGCTTAGATATTCGGAACTGAGAAGGACAA GGTTAACTGCTCTTTTTACTTTAAGATCGGGGTCTGCCGGCACGGAGACCGATGCTCCCGGCTTCACAACAAGCCGACATTCAGCCTG GAGGTGTTCACAGAATTGCAGGAAAAATATGGGGAGATTGAAGAGATGAATGTGTGCGACAACCTTGGGGACCACCTCGTGGGCAACATCTATGTCAAG TTCCGGCGGGAAGAGGATGCAGAGCGGGCGGCGGCTGAACTCAATAACCGCTGGTTCAATGGGCAGGCTGTGCACGCTGAACTGTCTCCTGTCACTGACTTTCGGGAGTCATGCTGTCGCCAGTATGAGATGGGGTATGGTAGTACAAGG GAATGTACCCGAGGTGGCTTCTGCAACTTCATGCATCTGCGGCCCATTTCCCAGAACCTCCAGAGGCAGCTCTATGGGCGGGGACCCAGGCGCAG g TCACCCCTGAGGTTCCATACTAGCCACTGTCCCCAAGGGGGGAACCATCGGCGTTCCCCTGATCACCGGCATGGCCGCTTCTGA
- the IGFLR1 gene encoding IGF-like family receptor 1 isoform X2, which produces MGPGRCLLTALLLLALASLPEASQYCGRLEYWNPDNKCCSSCLQRFGPPPCPDYEFRENCGLDDHGDFVTLPFRECSSGQCNPDGAELCSPCGGGAVTPTPAAGGGRTLWRCRERPVPAKGPCPLTPGNPGAPSSQERSSPASSIAWRTPEPIPQQALPTFLPLLVLVLLLTLAVTAILLFILLWHFCRPKEKADPYPYPGLVCGVPNTHAPSSSHLSSPGALETGDTWKASLLPLLSRELPGLGSQPLSRLLDELEVLEELIVLLDPEPGPGGGMAHGTTRHLAARYGLPAAWSTFAYSLRPSRSPLRALIEMVVAREPSASLGQLGTHLAQLGRADALRVLSKLG; this is translated from the exons ATGGGGCCTGGACGATGCCTCCTGACGGCCTTGCTGCTTCTGGCTCTGGCGTCACTGCCGGAAGCCTCCCAGTACTGCGGCCGCCTTGAATACTGGAACCCAGACAACAAGTGCTGCAGCAGCTGCCTGCAGCGCTTCGGGCCGCCTCCCTGCCCGG ACTATGAGTTCCGGGAAAACTGCGGGCTCGATGACCACGGCGATTTCGTTACGCTCCCGTTCCGAGAGTGTTCTTCTGGGCAGTGCAACCCCGACGGTGCGGAGCTATGTAGCCCCTGCGGCGGCGGAGCCGTGACCCCCACTCCCGCCGCGGGCGGGGGCAGAACCCTGTGGCGCTGCAGAGAG AGGCCGGTCCCTGCCAAGGGGCCCTGCCCCCTCACACCTGGAAACCCAGGCGCCCCCAGCTCCCAGGAGCGCAGCTCACCAGCAAGTTCCATTGCCTGGAGGACCCCTGAGCCCATCCCTCAGCAGGCCTTGCCGACTTTCCTCCCGCTGTTGGTGCTGGTCCTGCTCCTGACCTTGGCGGTGACAGCGATCCTCCTGTTCATTCTGCTCTGGCACTTCTGCCGGCCCAAGGAGAAAGCCGACCCCTATCCCTATCCTGGCTTGGTCTGCGGAGTCCCCAACACCCACGCCCCTTCGTCCTCGCATCTGTCCTCCCCAGGCGCCCTGGAGACAGGGGACACATGGAAGGCCTCTCTACTTCCACTCCTGAGCAGGG AACTGCCTGGTCTGGGGTCACAGCCCCTGTCTCGCCTCCTGGATGAGCTGGAGGTGCTGGAAGAGCTGATTGTACTGCTGGACCCTGAGCCTGGGCCAGGTGGGGGCATGGCCCATGGCACTACTCGACACCTGGCCGCGAGATACGGGCTGCCTGCTGCCTGGTCCACCTTTGCCTATTCGCTGCGGCCGAGTCGCTCGCCGCTGCGGGCTCTGATTGAGATGGTGGTGGCAAGGGAGCCCTCTGCCTCTCTGGGCCAGCTTGGCAcacacctcgcccagctagggCGGGCAGATGCATTGCGGGTGCTGTCCAAGCTTGGCTGA